One Actinoplanes missouriensis 431 DNA segment encodes these proteins:
- a CDS encoding beta-glucosidase family protein, with translation MTDLDHLLAQLTLDEKVSLLTGQDFWSLPAIPRIGLRSLVMSDGPVGVRGTGYAPDDPSIALPSPTALAATWDVALAERAGRLLGQESRRKGVHLLLGPTVNLHRTPLGGRHFECYSEDPLLSGEIATGFVTGVQSHGVGTTVKHLVGNDFETDRMTVDVRIPDRALRELYLAPFERVAAAGGWGVMSAYNGVNGTPMAAHGVIQEDILKREWGFDGVVVSDWRAARSTVGTALGGLDIAMPAMDNPWGPALAEAVRSGQVPEELIDDKVRRVLLLAMRTGALESHPVTDVPLDEDGTAVAHQVAVRSFVLARNDGVLPLTAGDLSRVAVIGALATDARVLGGGSAQVTPPHVISPLDGLRAVLPGVEVAYAVGADPRPFLPAAEGPDWGTFQLDLDGYDFTVATGTVRWIGDLPGGRDVATTTSMVLRTSLTPEVSGEHLLAISGFGAFELTVGDQKLYQGSLHPPGTGRADLLLHPREQRFPITLEAGVTVPVVLRQTFEPGMAHSVATTLGHRPPGPDEEGLIAAAVDLAARSDVAVVVVGTTEQVESEGFDRTSLALPGRQDELVSRVAAANPRTIVVVNAGSPVLLPWSEEAAAVLLTWFPGQEAGAALADVLLGVEEPGGRLPTTWPRREQDCPVLDVRVTDGALTYDEDIFIGYRAWLRSPERPLFTFGHGLGYTTWGYGDLAVTEGEALVSVTNMGERPGREVVQIYLSYPGSPVSLGGEPAATPSTMPAATPSTAPSTAPSTAPSTVLERPERWLAGFVSVAAAPGETVTARIPLPERAFQVWNDGWQTIPGTYTVIAAHALDDPRSTTTTRIG, from the coding sequence ATGACCGATCTCGATCACCTGCTCGCTCAGCTGACCTTGGACGAGAAGGTGTCCCTGCTGACCGGACAGGACTTCTGGTCCCTGCCCGCGATCCCGCGCATCGGCCTGCGCTCACTCGTCATGTCCGACGGCCCGGTCGGCGTCCGCGGCACCGGGTACGCCCCCGACGACCCGTCGATCGCCCTGCCCAGCCCCACCGCCCTCGCCGCGACCTGGGACGTCGCCCTCGCCGAACGAGCCGGCCGGCTGCTCGGCCAGGAGTCCCGCCGCAAGGGCGTGCACCTGCTGCTCGGCCCCACCGTGAACCTGCACCGCACCCCGCTCGGCGGCCGGCACTTCGAGTGCTACTCCGAGGACCCGCTGCTCAGCGGCGAGATCGCCACCGGGTTCGTGACAGGCGTGCAGAGCCACGGCGTCGGCACCACGGTCAAGCACCTGGTCGGCAACGACTTCGAGACCGACCGGATGACCGTGGACGTCCGGATCCCGGACCGGGCGCTGCGCGAGCTCTACCTGGCGCCGTTCGAGCGGGTCGCGGCGGCCGGCGGGTGGGGCGTGATGAGCGCGTACAACGGGGTGAACGGGACACCGATGGCCGCGCACGGAGTGATCCAGGAGGACATCCTCAAGCGCGAGTGGGGCTTCGACGGGGTGGTCGTCTCGGACTGGCGAGCCGCACGCTCGACGGTCGGCACCGCGCTCGGCGGCCTCGACATCGCGATGCCGGCGATGGACAACCCATGGGGTCCGGCGCTGGCCGAGGCGGTCCGGTCCGGCCAGGTGCCGGAAGAGTTGATCGACGACAAGGTACGCCGGGTGCTGCTGCTCGCCATGCGGACCGGCGCGCTGGAGAGCCACCCCGTGACCGACGTGCCGCTCGACGAGGACGGCACGGCCGTCGCGCACCAGGTGGCGGTCCGCTCGTTCGTGCTGGCCCGCAACGACGGCGTGCTGCCGCTGACCGCGGGCGACCTGTCCCGGGTCGCGGTGATCGGCGCCCTCGCCACCGACGCCCGCGTGCTCGGCGGCGGCAGCGCCCAGGTCACCCCGCCGCACGTGATCTCACCGCTGGACGGCCTGCGCGCCGTCCTCCCCGGCGTCGAGGTCGCTTACGCGGTCGGCGCCGACCCGCGACCGTTCCTGCCCGCCGCGGAGGGCCCCGACTGGGGCACGTTCCAGCTCGACCTGGACGGATACGACTTCACCGTCGCGACCGGCACGGTCCGCTGGATCGGCGACCTGCCCGGCGGCCGCGACGTCGCCACGACGACCAGCATGGTCCTGCGCACCTCGCTGACCCCCGAGGTCTCCGGCGAGCACCTGCTGGCGATCTCCGGCTTCGGCGCGTTCGAGCTGACCGTCGGCGACCAGAAGCTCTACCAGGGCTCGCTGCACCCGCCCGGCACCGGCCGCGCCGACCTGCTGCTGCACCCGCGCGAACAGCGCTTCCCGATCACCCTGGAAGCCGGCGTGACCGTTCCGGTGGTGCTCCGCCAGACTTTCGAGCCCGGAATGGCACACTCGGTAGCCACCACGCTCGGTCACCGCCCTCCGGGCCCCGACGAGGAGGGCCTGATCGCCGCCGCCGTCGACCTCGCGGCCCGCTCGGACGTGGCAGTCGTCGTGGTCGGCACCACCGAGCAGGTCGAGTCGGAAGGCTTCGACCGCACCTCGCTGGCCCTGCCCGGCCGCCAGGACGAGCTGGTCTCCCGGGTGGCCGCCGCCAACCCGCGCACCATCGTCGTGGTCAACGCCGGCTCACCGGTGCTCCTGCCCTGGTCAGAGGAGGCGGCGGCGGTCCTGCTCACCTGGTTCCCCGGCCAGGAGGCGGGCGCCGCGCTCGCCGACGTGCTCCTCGGCGTCGAGGAACCCGGCGGCCGCCTGCCGACCACCTGGCCCCGGCGCGAACAGGACTGCCCGGTCCTCGACGTCCGCGTCACGGACGGCGCGCTCACCTACGACGAGGACATCTTCATCGGATACCGCGCGTGGTTGCGCTCCCCGGAACGCCCACTCTTCACGTTCGGTCACGGTCTGGGTTACACCACATGGGGGTACGGGGATCTAGCGGTCACCGAGGGTGAGGCTCTTGTGTCCGTTACCAACATGGGTGAGCGCCCCGGCCGAGAGGTCGTCCAGATCTATCTCTCTTACCCCGGCTCGCCGGTCTCCCTTGGGGGCGAGCCGGCGGCCACGCCGTCAACCATGCCGGCGGCCACGCCGTCAACCGCGCCGTCAACCGCGCCGTCAACCGCGCCGTCAACCGTGCTGGAAAGGCCGGAGCGCTGGCTGGCCGGGTTCGTTTCGGTGGCCGCCGCCCCGGGCGAAACGGTCACCGCCCGAATCCCCCTGCCGGAACGCGCCTTCCAGGTCTGGAACGACGGCTGGCAGACGATCCCCGGCACCTACACGGTGATCGCAGCCCACGCCCTCGACGACCCCCGAAGCACCACCACGACAAGAATCGGCTGA
- a CDS encoding HIT domain-containing protein has protein sequence MENSCLFCRIVSGEIPATVVHRTETTVAFRDIDPKAPTHVLVIPVAHHADVVALAADPSAAADVLATAAAVAEKEGLTGGFRLIFNTGRDSGQEVFHVHAHVLGGTPLGPMLAGQ, from the coding sequence GTGGAAAACTCCTGCCTCTTCTGCCGCATCGTGTCCGGGGAGATCCCGGCGACCGTCGTGCACCGCACCGAGACCACCGTGGCCTTCCGGGACATCGACCCCAAGGCGCCGACGCACGTCCTGGTGATCCCGGTCGCGCATCACGCCGACGTGGTCGCGCTCGCCGCCGACCCCTCCGCCGCCGCCGACGTGCTGGCCACCGCGGCCGCGGTCGCCGAGAAGGAGGGCCTGACCGGCGGCTTCCGGCTGATCTTCAACACCGGGCGGGACTCCGGCCAGGAGGTCTTCCACGTGCACGCGCACGTCCTCGGCGGCACCCCGCTGGGCCCGATGCTGGCCGGCCAGTGA
- a CDS encoding IS1182 family transposase, whose translation MSMQPRPWPEVPEQTARMARAAFRKGNLATRIRDELGQVYEDGRFVAVFGVRGRPGISPAQLMIVSVLQFAEDLTDRQAAEAVRDRITWKYALGLELDDPGFDASVLSEFRARLVDGELSSLALDALLQRLAALKLVKAAGRQRTDSTHVLAAIRRLNRLELAGETVRAALEALSAAAPDWLTTVIDASWLDVYGARIDNLRLPASQTRRDELLLQYGRDGYHLLDAVHQPDAPPWLAEIPAVQALRRIWIQQFCGDTDSSGRREVRRRDPAPSGDGVPPARDRIASPYEHDARYATKRGKAWTGYKVHLTETCDPPEPHTASGSTGRGDHPNLITNVVTTAASTADNAMTATIHQQLADKNLTPAEHLVDSGYPSAHLLVTAARDHGITLIAPLLTDNSTQARAGNGYDKAAFTIDYDTHHSVCPQGHTSSTWTPTQSHGTDTIIVAWPRHTCQPCPVKPLCTTSDRRKIGLQPRDLHEAATTHRTQQNTSEWKTRYHTRAGIEGTIRQTTHVTGIRTARYRGLPKTTLEHTLAATAINIIRLDHYWTGKPLNRTRTTHLQRLNFTLAA comes from the coding sequence ATGTCGATGCAGCCAAGGCCGTGGCCTGAGGTTCCGGAGCAGACTGCGCGGATGGCGCGGGCGGCGTTTCGGAAGGGGAATCTGGCGACGCGGATCCGTGATGAGTTGGGTCAGGTGTATGAGGACGGCCGGTTTGTGGCTGTGTTCGGGGTGCGGGGACGGCCGGGGATTTCTCCGGCGCAGTTGATGATCGTCAGTGTGTTGCAGTTCGCGGAGGATCTCACCGATCGGCAGGCCGCTGAGGCGGTCCGGGACCGGATCACCTGGAAATACGCGCTGGGTTTGGAGTTGGACGATCCGGGGTTCGATGCCAGTGTGCTCAGTGAGTTCCGGGCGAGGCTGGTCGATGGTGAGCTGAGCAGTCTGGCGCTGGACGCGTTGTTGCAGCGGCTGGCCGCGTTGAAGCTGGTCAAGGCCGCCGGTCGGCAGCGCACCGATTCCACGCATGTGCTCGCGGCGATCCGCCGGCTCAACCGTCTGGAGCTGGCCGGGGAAACGGTGCGGGCCGCGTTGGAAGCGTTGTCCGCCGCGGCGCCGGACTGGCTGACCACGGTGATCGACGCGTCCTGGCTCGACGTTTACGGCGCCCGGATCGACAATCTGCGGCTACCGGCCAGCCAGACCCGACGCGACGAACTGCTGCTGCAGTACGGCCGCGACGGCTATCACCTGCTCGATGCCGTGCACCAGCCGGACGCCCCGCCCTGGCTGGCCGAGATCCCCGCGGTCCAGGCGTTACGCCGGATCTGGATCCAGCAGTTCTGCGGCGACACCGACAGCAGCGGCCGGCGGGAGGTGCGACGGCGGGACCCCGCCCCCAGCGGGGACGGTGTCCCGCCGGCCAGAGACCGGATCGCCTCGCCGTATGAACACGACGCCCGTTACGCCACCAAACGCGGTAAGGCCTGGACCGGATACAAAGTCCACCTCACCGAAACCTGCGACCCACCCGAACCCCACACCGCCAGCGGCAGCACCGGACGCGGGGACCACCCGAACCTGATCACCAACGTGGTCACCACCGCAGCCAGCACCGCCGACAACGCGATGACCGCCACCATCCACCAGCAACTCGCCGACAAGAACCTGACCCCCGCCGAACACCTGGTCGACTCCGGCTACCCGTCCGCGCACCTGCTCGTCACCGCCGCCCGCGACCACGGCATCACCCTGATCGCCCCCCTGCTAACCGACAACTCCACCCAAGCCCGCGCCGGCAACGGCTACGACAAAGCCGCGTTCACCATCGACTACGACACCCACCACAGCGTCTGCCCCCAAGGCCACACCAGCAGCACCTGGACACCCACCCAATCCCACGGCACCGACACCATCATCGTCGCCTGGCCCCGACACACCTGCCAACCCTGCCCCGTCAAACCACTCTGCACCACCAGCGACCGCCGCAAAATCGGCCTGCAACCCCGCGACCTGCACGAAGCCGCCACCACCCACCGCACCCAGCAGAACACCAGCGAATGGAAAACCCGCTACCACACCCGCGCCGGCATCGAAGGCACCATCCGCCAAACCACCCACGTCACCGGCATCCGCACCGCCCGCTACCGCGGCCTGCCCAAAACCACCCTCGAACACACCCTCGCCGCCACCGCCATCAACATCATCCGCCTCGACCACTACTGGACCGGCAAACCCCTCAACCGCACCCGCACCACCCACCTCCAACGCCTCAACTTCACCCTCGCCGCCTAA
- the era gene encoding GTPase Era, with amino-acid sequence MYRAGFACFVGRPNAGKSTLTNAIVGQKIAITSNKPQTTRHVIRGILHRPDSQLVLVDTPGLHRPRTLLGERLNDLVRETWSEVDVIGICFPADEPVGRGDRFISSEMAELKATVIAVVTKVDLVSPQVLAERLLAVSQLYDFAEIIPVSAVSGHQVEQLTDVMVKYLPESPQLYPDDVLTDEPEQVLIGELIREAALEGVRDELPHSIAVLVEEMQVEGKLTKIYADLYVERPSQKSIVIGTRGERLKQVGSQARVQIEELLGGKVYLDLHVRVAKEWQRDPKQLRKLGF; translated from the coding sequence GTGTACCGTGCCGGTTTCGCCTGTTTCGTCGGGCGGCCCAACGCCGGCAAGTCGACGCTGACGAACGCGATCGTCGGACAGAAGATCGCGATCACGTCGAACAAGCCGCAGACCACCCGGCACGTCATCCGCGGCATCCTGCACCGGCCGGACTCGCAGCTCGTGCTGGTCGACACGCCGGGTCTGCACCGGCCGCGCACGCTGCTCGGCGAGCGGCTGAACGACCTGGTCCGGGAGACGTGGAGCGAGGTCGACGTGATCGGCATCTGCTTCCCGGCGGACGAGCCGGTCGGGCGTGGCGACCGGTTCATCTCCTCGGAGATGGCCGAGCTGAAAGCCACCGTGATCGCCGTGGTGACGAAGGTCGACCTGGTCAGCCCGCAGGTGCTGGCCGAGCGGCTGCTCGCGGTCTCGCAGCTCTACGACTTCGCCGAGATCATCCCGGTCAGCGCGGTCTCCGGGCACCAGGTGGAGCAGCTGACCGACGTGATGGTGAAGTACCTGCCGGAGTCGCCGCAGCTCTACCCGGACGACGTGCTGACCGATGAGCCGGAACAGGTGCTGATCGGGGAGCTGATCCGGGAGGCGGCGCTGGAGGGCGTGCGCGACGAGTTGCCGCACTCGATCGCCGTGCTGGTCGAGGAGATGCAGGTCGAGGGCAAGCTCACCAAGATCTACGCGGATCTGTACGTGGAGCGGCCCAGCCAGAAGTCGATCGTGATCGGGACCCGGGGCGAGCGGCTCAAGCAGGTGGGCTCACAGGCGCGGGTGCAGATCGAAGAGCTTCTGGGCGGCAAGGTTTATCTGGATCTTCACGTGCGCGTCGCCAAGGAGTGGCAGCGGGATCCGAAGCAACTTCGTAAGCTGGGCTTTTGA
- a CDS encoding serine hydrolase domain-containing protein — translation MTAPLSRYERVARKVQADGRVPALSVALHRADREPWAFTVGESGNAAHPLGPETRFRIGSVTKTFTAVLVMQARDEGLIDLDKPVSAYLDVPAHGDATLRRLLSHTAGYQREPYGDVWDTLITPDAAKLVAELDRAERVLPNARRFHYSNLGLAVLGQLVAKVRGGTWEQVLDEYVLTPLGLRATTVTTPRQAAIGYVVDAYSDAARPEPPIELAGVAPAAQLWSTASDMAKWAAFLASPERIDPDGRVLAAATLDEMRWPLTTTDETLWGAGFGLGLILVPEGRRVVHVGHDGAMPGFLAGVYGRRGGEGNPGALGCAVLGSSGGAGQINELVHELLRLAVELDPAEIRPWRIAPPAPTAYRSVLGRWWSEGSEFVFAWHDGRLEARLADAPADRPPAVFAPLPDRPDVLRTVSGRETGELLRLTRDDSGEVVRMHWATYRFRRFQDGFDGGPASAGPEPVPAG, via the coding sequence GTGACCGCGCCGCTCTCCCGCTACGAACGCGTCGCCCGCAAGGTCCAGGCCGACGGCCGGGTGCCGGCCCTCTCGGTCGCGCTGCACCGCGCCGACCGGGAACCCTGGGCGTTCACCGTCGGCGAGTCCGGCAACGCCGCGCATCCGCTCGGTCCGGAGACCCGGTTCCGGATCGGCTCGGTCACCAAGACGTTCACCGCGGTGCTCGTCATGCAGGCCCGCGACGAGGGGCTGATCGACCTGGACAAGCCGGTCTCGGCGTACCTCGACGTGCCCGCGCACGGCGACGCCACGCTGCGCCGGCTGCTCTCGCACACCGCCGGTTACCAGCGCGAGCCGTACGGCGACGTCTGGGACACCCTGATCACCCCGGACGCGGCGAAGCTGGTCGCCGAGCTGGACCGGGCCGAGCGGGTCCTGCCGAACGCCCGCCGGTTCCACTACTCCAACCTGGGCCTGGCAGTGCTCGGCCAGCTCGTCGCCAAGGTCCGCGGCGGCACCTGGGAACAGGTCCTCGACGAGTACGTCCTGACCCCGCTCGGCCTGCGTGCCACCACCGTGACGACGCCGCGACAGGCCGCGATCGGGTACGTGGTCGACGCGTACTCCGACGCCGCCCGCCCGGAGCCGCCGATCGAGCTGGCCGGTGTCGCGCCCGCCGCGCAGCTCTGGAGCACCGCCTCGGACATGGCCAAGTGGGCCGCGTTCCTGGCCAGCCCGGAACGGATCGACCCGGACGGCCGGGTGCTCGCCGCCGCCACTCTCGACGAGATGCGCTGGCCGCTGACCACCACCGACGAGACGCTCTGGGGCGCCGGCTTCGGGCTCGGCCTGATCCTGGTGCCGGAGGGGCGGCGGGTCGTGCACGTCGGCCACGACGGCGCGATGCCCGGCTTCCTGGCCGGCGTCTACGGCCGCCGGGGCGGCGAGGGCAACCCGGGCGCGCTGGGCTGCGCGGTCCTCGGCTCGTCGGGCGGGGCCGGCCAGATCAACGAGCTGGTGCACGAGCTGCTCCGGCTCGCCGTCGAGCTGGACCCGGCGGAGATCCGGCCGTGGCGGATCGCCCCGCCGGCGCCGACGGCGTACCGGTCGGTGCTCGGCCGCTGGTGGAGCGAGGGCTCCGAGTTCGTCTTCGCCTGGCACGACGGCCGGCTGGAGGCCCGCCTCGCGGACGCGCCAGCGGACCGGCCGCCGGCGGTGTTCGCGCCGCTGCCGGACCGGCCGGACGTGCTCCGGACGGTGTCCGGCCGGGAGACCGGCGAGCTGCTGCGGCTGACCCGGGACGACAGCGGCGAAGTGGTCCGGATGCACTGGGCGACCTATCGGTTCCGCAGGTTCCAGGACGGGTTCGACGGCGGGCCCGCTTCCGCAGGTCCGGAGCCCGTACCGGCCGGGTGA
- a CDS encoding PhoH family protein: MTGTPNSSSTGSSSPVRAQTKISVSDPKIMVNLLGAKDEILRLIEKSLSSDVHVRGNEITVTGEPADNATAERLFSELVELIEKGETLSVDAVRRTLAMLEANTTERPAEVLTLNILSRRGRTIRPKTLGQKRYVDAIDENTIVFGIGPAGTGKTYLAMAKAVQALQAKEISRIILTRPAVEAGERLGFLPGTLTEKIDPYLRPLYDALHDMLDPESIPRLMAAGTIEVAPLAYMRGRTLNNAFIILDEAQNTTPEQMKMFLTRLGFGSKIVVTGDVTQVDLPGGTSSGLKVVREILRDVEDVHFAELSSSDVVRHRLVAEIVDAYARFDADQEQQAAQSVHAVPGRAASGGRTGRRR; encoded by the coding sequence ATGACCGGTACGCCGAACTCTTCCAGCACGGGCTCGTCCAGCCCGGTGCGGGCGCAGACCAAGATCTCGGTCAGTGATCCGAAGATCATGGTGAACCTGCTCGGCGCCAAGGACGAGATCCTCCGTCTCATCGAGAAATCCCTCAGCAGCGACGTGCACGTTCGCGGCAACGAGATCACCGTCACCGGTGAGCCGGCCGACAACGCCACGGCTGAGCGTCTCTTCTCCGAGCTCGTCGAGCTCATCGAGAAAGGCGAGACGCTGAGCGTGGACGCCGTCCGGCGCACTCTCGCGATGCTCGAGGCGAACACCACCGAGCGCCCCGCCGAGGTGCTCACCCTCAACATCCTGTCCCGGCGCGGGCGCACCATCCGGCCCAAGACGCTGGGGCAGAAACGCTACGTCGACGCCATCGACGAGAACACCATCGTCTTCGGGATCGGCCCCGCCGGTACCGGTAAGACGTATCTCGCCATGGCGAAGGCGGTGCAGGCGCTGCAGGCCAAGGAGATCAGCCGGATCATCCTGACCCGGCCGGCGGTCGAGGCCGGTGAGCGGCTCGGCTTCCTGCCGGGCACGCTGACCGAGAAGATCGATCCCTACCTGCGGCCGCTCTACGACGCTCTGCACGACATGCTCGACCCGGAGTCCATCCCGCGGCTGATGGCCGCCGGGACGATCGAGGTCGCGCCGCTGGCGTACATGCGGGGCCGGACGCTGAACAACGCGTTCATCATTCTGGACGAGGCGCAGAACACCACGCCCGAGCAGATGAAGATGTTCCTGACCCGTCTCGGCTTCGGCTCCAAGATCGTGGTGACCGGTGACGTGACCCAGGTCGACCTGCCCGGCGGCACGTCGAGCGGCCTCAAGGTCGTGCGGGAGATCCTGCGCGACGTCGAGGACGTGCACTTCGCGGAGCTCTCCAGCTCCGACGTGGTGCGGCACCGCCTGGTCGCCGAGATCGTCGACGCCTACGCCAGGTTCGACGCGGACCAGGAACAACAGGCAGCACAATCCGTCCATGCCGTGCCCGGCCGGGCCGCCAGTGGTGGCCGCACCGGTCGGCGGCGCTGA
- a CDS encoding hemolysin family protein: MEPASLLAAPASAGLPDLQLIICAVALVLLAGLASMTDAALATVSQARSAELAREGQRGATALSAVAGDVVRYVNLLLLLRLLCELTATTLVALVAVDTWGVGWQAALVAAGTMTLVSFVVIGVAPRTVGRQHAYAVGRATAPLVRWLGRVLNPLAQLLILIGNAVTPGKGFPEGPFGSQVELRELVDLAEQRGVVEHGEREMIHSVFALGDTIAREVMVPRTEMVWIEAPKTLQQALYLFLRSGFSRIPVIGETVDDVLGVLYLKDVIRRTQNGDPAATAQAVADAMRPATFVPESKPVDDLLSEMQAARSHVVIVVDEYGGTAGLVTIEDILEEIVGEITDEYDVERPPIEHFEDGSVRVAARLPIEDLGDVFGVELPTDEVETVGGLLAQTLGRVPIPGAHVDVNGLHLVAEGTTGRRNRIDSVLVRRSGPEPADDEKNDENVTETEERQPADA; the protein is encoded by the coding sequence ATGGAGCCCGCCTCTCTGCTGGCAGCGCCCGCCTCGGCGGGCCTGCCGGACCTGCAACTGATCATCTGCGCGGTGGCCCTGGTGCTGCTGGCCGGCCTGGCGTCGATGACCGACGCCGCGCTGGCCACGGTCAGCCAGGCCCGCTCCGCGGAACTGGCCCGGGAGGGCCAGCGCGGCGCGACCGCGCTCTCCGCCGTCGCCGGTGACGTGGTCCGCTACGTCAACCTGCTCCTGCTGCTGCGCCTGCTCTGCGAGCTCACCGCGACCACCCTGGTGGCGCTCGTCGCGGTGGACACCTGGGGCGTCGGCTGGCAGGCGGCGCTCGTCGCGGCCGGCACGATGACGCTGGTCAGCTTCGTGGTGATCGGTGTCGCCCCGCGGACCGTGGGCCGTCAGCACGCGTACGCGGTGGGCCGGGCGACCGCCCCGCTGGTGCGCTGGCTCGGCAGGGTGCTCAACCCGCTCGCCCAGCTGCTGATCCTGATCGGCAACGCGGTGACGCCGGGCAAGGGCTTCCCGGAGGGCCCGTTCGGCAGCCAGGTGGAGCTGCGTGAGCTGGTCGACCTGGCGGAGCAGCGCGGTGTCGTCGAGCACGGCGAGCGCGAGATGATCCACTCGGTGTTCGCGCTCGGCGACACGATCGCCCGTGAGGTGATGGTGCCGCGGACCGAGATGGTGTGGATCGAGGCGCCGAAAACCCTCCAGCAGGCGCTCTACCTCTTCCTGCGCTCCGGGTTCTCCCGGATCCCGGTGATCGGCGAGACCGTCGACGACGTGCTCGGCGTGCTCTATCTGAAAGACGTGATCCGCCGCACCCAGAACGGTGATCCGGCGGCGACCGCGCAGGCGGTGGCGGACGCGATGCGCCCCGCCACCTTCGTGCCCGAGTCGAAACCGGTCGACGACCTGCTCTCCGAGATGCAGGCCGCCCGCTCGCACGTGGTGATCGTGGTGGACGAGTACGGCGGCACCGCCGGCCTGGTCACCATCGAGGACATCCTCGAGGAGATCGTCGGCGAGATCACCGACGAGTACGACGTGGAGCGCCCGCCCATCGAGCACTTCGAGGACGGCTCGGTGCGGGTCGCCGCCCGGCTGCCGATCGAGGACCTGGGCGACGTGTTCGGCGTCGAGCTGCCCACCGACGAGGTGGAGACGGTCGGCGGCCTGCTCGCGCAGACGCTGGGCCGGGTGCCGATCCCGGGCGCTCACGTCGACGTGAACGGGCTGCACCTGGTCGCCGAGGGCACCACCGGCCGGCGGAACCGGATCGACTCGGTGCTGGTGCGCCGATCGGGCCCGGAGCCGGCCGACGACGAGAAGAACGACGAGAACGTCACCGAGACCGAGGAAAGACAACCCGCAGATGCCTGA
- the ybeY gene encoding rRNA maturation RNase YbeY has product MSIEIANESGVEVDTDAILAVARHALDEMGVNPLAELSILLVDIDYMAELNHRWMGSDGPTDVLAFPMDEGSVDHGPGESGVGEPALLGDIVLAPEVAAKQAAVAGHSAADELHLLTVHGALHLLGYDHAEPDEEREMFALQNKLLQSWRATRKAG; this is encoded by the coding sequence ATGTCCATCGAGATCGCCAACGAGTCGGGAGTCGAGGTCGACACCGACGCGATCCTCGCGGTTGCCCGGCACGCCCTGGACGAGATGGGGGTCAACCCACTCGCTGAGCTGTCGATCCTGCTCGTCGACATCGACTACATGGCCGAGCTGAACCATCGGTGGATGGGCAGCGACGGGCCGACCGACGTGCTCGCCTTCCCGATGGACGAGGGCAGCGTCGATCACGGTCCGGGCGAGTCGGGTGTCGGCGAGCCGGCTCTGCTCGGCGACATCGTGCTGGCGCCCGAGGTGGCGGCGAAACAGGCCGCCGTCGCCGGGCACTCCGCCGCCGACGAGCTGCACCTGCTGACCGTGCACGGCGCGCTGCACCTGCTCGGTTACGACCACGCCGAGCCGGACGAGGAACGGGAGATGTTCGCTCTGCAGAACAAGCTTCTGCAGAGCTGGCGCGCCACACGCAAGGCCGGCTGA